In the genome of Spirochaetae bacterium HGW-Spirochaetae-1, one region contains:
- a CDS encoding fructose-bisphosphatase class III yields the protein MNQKLSISSLHEYIKELAQIETELEQLIETTLWVSDPHGAGDRFVAILKGRFGLVFRSAQEALPKTFSDEKLDYLDRIIRKEKYFISDEYAMERQDVISSLVTIIRYKMQNIQDFDQIRGSINKDLRTLLENLLLNFPVPNVVYENTLIADKVISSLAKITKQVILGQLVVLGDVFDRGDEPDKILRILSSKEIKPFVKFVWGNHDILWMGAAAGNRSLIAEALRISFRYDNLVFVTRLGIDTTRLQEFASRLYPDNVSGNFKAIEPLSRKIEKTLTMIQFKLEEQTIKKYPQLDMDSRLNLEKLAGMLKAGDMAGLTDTHFPTLNPDNPLELTAEEREIIDDLAEQFTGSLQIKRLMEFLFREGKLYHVHNFILNIHALIPSTADGQFDELYGKKGKELLDYIEATVKDVGENYLNGNKQEDFQLAVMFYLWCGPKSPFFGKHAMKTFERYFFRDKDTHEEITLHWGENIQKDEFMDLIEKEFGAERVVYGHTPVNIMKGQKLASSNGRAINIDGGFSDAYLGRGHSLIHTPYSLFAIILPTEEELEESKTKKEPAKLLFEHIATYEMPKKIKDTWIGRQLQKRRKELLEIIMQYNS from the coding sequence ATGAACCAGAAATTGTCAATATCATCACTGCATGAATACATTAAAGAACTGGCCCAGATAGAAACGGAACTTGAGCAGCTCATCGAGACGACCCTGTGGGTAAGCGACCCCCACGGTGCCGGCGACCGCTTCGTCGCCATATTAAAAGGACGCTTCGGCCTGGTCTTTCGGTCGGCCCAGGAGGCCCTGCCCAAAACCTTTTCCGATGAAAAACTCGATTACCTGGACCGGATAATACGAAAAGAGAAATACTTCATCAGTGATGAATACGCTATGGAGCGACAGGATGTCATTTCCTCACTGGTTACCATCATACGATACAAAATGCAGAACATACAGGATTTCGATCAGATACGGGGAAGCATCAACAAGGACCTGCGGACACTGCTGGAAAATCTCCTGCTGAACTTTCCGGTCCCTAACGTGGTCTATGAAAATACACTTATAGCCGACAAGGTAATCAGCTCCCTGGCCAAAATAACCAAACAGGTCATCCTGGGTCAGCTCGTGGTGCTGGGTGATGTATTCGACAGGGGCGATGAACCTGACAAGATTCTCAGGATACTCTCTTCGAAGGAGATAAAGCCCTTTGTGAAATTCGTCTGGGGAAACCATGACATCCTCTGGATGGGGGCGGCAGCGGGCAACAGGTCGCTCATAGCCGAAGCATTGCGTATATCCTTCAGGTATGACAATCTGGTCTTCGTCACCCGGCTCGGCATCGACACAACGCGCCTCCAGGAATTCGCCTCACGCCTGTACCCCGACAACGTAAGTGGAAATTTCAAAGCCATAGAACCGCTCTCGAGAAAAATCGAAAAAACCCTGACCATGATCCAGTTCAAACTTGAAGAACAGACTATAAAAAAATATCCCCAGCTGGACATGGATTCACGGCTCAATCTGGAAAAACTTGCCGGCATGCTCAAGGCAGGCGACATGGCAGGCCTCACGGACACGCACTTCCCCACACTCAATCCGGACAATCCCCTGGAACTCACCGCCGAGGAGCGGGAAATCATTGACGACCTGGCGGAACAGTTCACGGGTAGCCTGCAGATAAAACGCCTCATGGAATTCCTTTTCCGCGAGGGAAAACTCTATCATGTCCATAATTTCATCCTCAACATCCACGCCCTCATACCCAGTACCGCCGATGGCCAGTTCGACGAGCTATACGGAAAAAAAGGGAAGGAGCTCCTGGACTACATAGAAGCCACGGTAAAGGACGTGGGCGAAAACTATCTGAACGGGAACAAACAGGAAGACTTCCAACTCGCGGTCATGTTCTATCTCTGGTGCGGGCCGAAATCCCCCTTCTTCGGCAAGCACGCCATGAAAACATTCGAGCGATATTTCTTCCGCGACAAGGATACACATGAGGAAATAACACTGCACTGGGGCGAGAATATCCAGAAAGATGAATTCATGGATCTCATCGAGAAGGAATTCGGCGCGGAACGAGTGGTCTACGGACACACGCCGGTGAACATAATGAAGGGCCAGAAACTCGCCTCATCGAACGGCCGGGCCATCAACATCGACGGTGGTTTTTCCGATGCCTACCTGGGACGCGGCCACTCCCTTATCCACACGCCCTACTCCCTCTTCGCCATTATCCTCCCCACCGAAGAGGAACTGGAGGAATCGAAAACAAAGAAGGAACCGGCAAAGCTTCTCTTCGAGCATATAGCCACCTACGAGATGCCGAAAAAAATCAAGGATACCTGGATTGGCCGTCAACTCCAGAAGAGACGAAAAGAGCT